The nucleotide sequence TCGCGCGCCAGTCCGACGAGCGTTTGGAAATACTCCTGCTCTTGCGCTATACCGAGCAACGTCTGTAATTGATCTTCCTGCCAGACTCTCACGGTGATCTGCCTGAGAAACGCGTTGCGGAGCCAGGGTGGGTCGCTCCCGCCCTGGTTCGCTCGAATCGAACCTGACCTGTCAGACTTGACACTTTCGCGGGTCAGGACTGTCGGGTAAGGTAGCTCTGCGCGAATTTGCGAAAGACCGACCTTGTCCGATCAGACCGATACCAAGGCGTGCCCGCCCGCATCCCGACCTACCCCGTCCGAAGATGGGTATGTACGGCTGACCTTGCAAAACCTGCTGGCCACTCCGTTGGTGCATTTGTGGTCCGGCCTGGATCAAGAAGCTCCTGGTTCGTTGCCAGAAGGGGCGGGTGTCACCACGATCTCCGGCTATACCGAATGGATCAGCACCACCGAGCCTACCCTCACCCTCGGTTGGGATTGGCGGCTGGAGGTGGCGAGCGCGGCGCCGCTTTACATCCGATCCAGCGCTCCACGCAGTAACATCATGCTCGTCGATGAGCGGCAGCGCGACCTGGGTCCGCGCGAAACCGCCGCCCTGCTGGAAGCCGCTATTAATAGCTTAACATGGAAGCAAGCAATCTATAACCATATAAATACTCGATTTGTGTGACAACCTGTCACATATGACAGTTACGCCCTATTAATAACGCTGCTAATTTAAATCCCGATGCCCAAGTGTCGTTTGGAAGCGATATGCAAATCGTATCGGGTATTTCTACAGAATTTTCGGGAGACTTGACTGCGAAGGTGGCTCGATACCGCTATGCGGTTTTCGTCGAGCGACTGGGATGGAATCTCCGAACGCGGGATGGGGCGGAGCTGGATCAGTTCGATCGTCCTGATACTGTCTATTTGGTCGCGCAAGGCGACGACGGTCGTATCTTGGGCTGCGCCAGGCTGCTTCCCACCGTTCGCCCTTACCTTTTGGGGGAAGTGTTCTCCGAACTGCTAAACGGCTTGCCCGCGCCGTGCTCCCCCGAAGTATGGGAGCTGTCTCGGTTCGCGGCGGTGGACTTCGACGGCCGGTCCGCCGCGACGGCAGGCATCGGATCGTCGGCGGTAGCGATCGGCCTGCTCGGGGAGGCGATCCGTTATGCCGCCACTCAGGGCGCCAAACGCTTGATCACCATTTCTCCCCTTGGCGTCGAAAGGTTGCTGCATCGAGCGGGCTTTCATGCACATCGCGCCGGACCGCCGACGATCATCGACGGGCTGCCGTTCTTCGCTTGTTGGATTGAAACACTCTCAAGTTAAGCGGGTATTCGCGGGCGTTGGCGGAGCTTTTGGCCGCTAAGCCATCGCGACTCAGTAGGGCGGGCGCACGCAATTTTAAAAGAGAGCTCATTTTAAATCGGCTTAAAATTACCAATGCCTTTTGAGAGCGTTGGACCGTTATAGGTTCTATTGATTTAGCGACTCTAAAACTAATTGGCTGGAAATCGCTATGAATCAATATCTGCGGGATAAAATCGAGCAACGCAAGAAGATTTTAATAACCATCAAAGAGGAATTGATCGATCGGCTTCAATTACAATACAGTATAGACGAAATCGATGATGATACTTTTCTGTTTGGGAGCGGTTTGTCACTGGATTCAATCAGCGCCGCAGATATTATTGTTGGGTTGCAATTTCGATTTGGAATCACCTTGCCGGAAGAAAAAATTTTCTCGATGAGGACCATCAACACCTTGGCCGATTTTGTACAAGCTAGAAGCTAGACCGAGCAAAGCAGGTCCGAAATGATGAATAAGCTCAGTAAGATCGCGGCATTTTATGATAATAATGAAACCATCGGCTGGCGGGATGGCATCTTGATCGCCAACGTGCATGATAGCTTGGAAAAGGACTATCAGAAAATACGTAAAGGGATTGCCTTGGCGGATTATACTTATCTGGGCCATTTTAGAGTCCAAGGATCGGATGCTTTGCAGTTGATCGATAAGCTCTGTTTTTCCAATCTGCGGGATCTTCCCAGCGGTTGCCTGAGCCCTTCTTATGTTCTTAATGAAGACGGCAGTGTGTTTTGTGAGGTGCTAATCGCTAATTGCGGAGATTTTTACAGAATTTTAAGCGAAGGCGTCGAACCGGCTCACGTCCATGCGCTGTTCGACGCCGAGCTGGCCGCGGCTGATTGGCAGGCTTCGATCGTTGACGAAACTCGCAGCCAATCCTTTATCGGTCTCGATGGCCCTTACTCATGGGAGCTGCTCAAACGGTTGTCAGGGCCGGGGATCATTGGGATACGCCATCTGGAGCTCGCTTCTGGCAACCAACTGGATGGCATTTTGTTCACGTTATACCGTACTGATAAGACGGGTGAGTACGGCTATCTGCTACAAGTCGATATCGAGTACGTGGTCGATCTGTGGCGACAGCTTTTAGAAGTCGGCCGAGCTTTTGAGATACAGCCCGCCGGCTACGCCGCTCTCGATTTATGCAAGCTGGAAAACCGCTTCACCAACATCCATCGTGAAGCACGGTGGGCGACGCATGTTCTGGAACTCAATACCCGGATCGCGGCGAGCCGCAAAAAGGAAGACTATATCGGTCGGGCAGCCGTCGAGAAAACGCTTCATGAAGGCATCCGGCGGCGTCTGATTGGGCTAGTCTTGGAAGAAGACGCGGGCAATGAGGCGCCCATCGAGTGCGGGGAGCACCTCTATGCCGATGGCGTCAAAATTGGAGAGGTTGTCAACCGCGCTTTCTCTTTTACTTTGAATCGCTGGATTGCATTGGCTTTTCTGGAGGTCGATTACGCTTATGTCGGGTTAAATTACCGCCTTGGCGGCCAGCGTGGCGGTTATGCGGTGAAGACCGTTTCGGCTCCATTCATTTTCAATGAAAGCCTGCGCATTCGTCCCCGGCAAGACAGCTACTTTGATAAAACGGATCGCGCGAGGGCCGAATACGACGCCGGTCGCATTGTCCCGCTCCGCTCCGCCAATTCCCGTCATAACCGCTTTCCAAACGTGCTGGCGGATCGGCGCGCCTACCGGCGGACGGTTGCCTGAGCTCGGAGCGGCCGCGATGGAGCCGGCTTCCAGCACGCCTGCGCTGGGTTTGGACCGAACCGTCCGTTGGCCGCCACGGGCGCTGTTTTTGAAAGTTCAAACATGCTAAGCGACGATGCCGATGTCCGGGCGGTTCTGATCCACGGCGCTGGAACCAGCATCGGGCTGGCGGTGGGACGGGAATTCGTCCGTCGCGGGACGATCGTCGCTCTCTACGACGCCGCTCGACCCGCGCAGACTGCGGCTATCGTGCGGGAGCTATCGGCCGAGGGCAGCGCGCTCGATCTGAGCGAGCGGCCATTGGATGAAGGCGATGTCGAACTCAATCTGGCCGGAATCGCCGAGCGCTGCGGCCGGCTGGATGCCCTGGTGAACCTGTTCGTTCCGAGTGGGGAAACCGGCGTGGCCGACCTCCAGTCTTATGCCTTGAAGCTGTATCAGCGCGACCTAGCCGCCGCGGCCATCATCGCTCTCTATAATAATAACGGAATGATCGTCAATCAGTTTTTGTTGGCCTCTTCGTTCGCCGATACCGAACTGGGGCATTGCGTGGCGGCCGCGCGCGGCGCGATCGCCGGGATGACGCGCACCCTGGGTATCCGCCACGCCCGATTGGGGGTGCGGGTCACCGGGTTGTTGGTCGGATTGCTGGACGCCCCCGAGATCAAGCTGTTGGCCAGCGAGCGCGTCCTGGCCTCCACCACGCCCTTGCAGCGCTGGGCGGAACCGGTCGATGTGGCCAAGTGCCTCGCGTTTCTGGTCTTGGACAGCGGTTATATCACCGGCCAACTGTGGGTCATGGACGGTGGGTTGACCGCCGGTGGCAACGGATTTTGAAAGGACGCCGCTCTCGCTGAAGGGCGGCGCGGCAAACACCGACCAGTCAAGCTCGGGGTCAGGCGATGGCTACTCTCGACAGGCGAATTGCGGTGGTGACCGGCGGTTCCCGCGGCTTGGGCCGCGCCGTGGTGTTAGAGCTGGCGCGGCGCGGCGCTTATGTGGTGATCAACTACCGGCGGCGCGAGCAAGAAGCCCGTGACACCCTGGAGCAATTGCGAAGCGACGGCGGCGAGGGTTCTGTCTATCAGGCGGATGTGACCGATCCGCGGCAAGTACAGCGGATGTTTCAAGAGGTATTTGGACGGCACCGGCGCTTGGATATTCTGGTCAATAATGCTGGCATCCTCCGCGACGCTTATTTTTTGCTGATGAGCGCCAGCGATTGGTGGGAAGTGCTGGATGTCGACTTGAACGGCGTGTTCCATTGTAGCAAGGCGGCAGTCCGCATCATGGCCGGCCACCGCAGCGGCGTGATCATCAACATCGGTTCCGGGTTGGTCGCCCAACTGGGACAAGTCAATCACAACGCGGCAAAGCAGGGGTTAGTCGGTTTTTCCCGCGCCTTGGCCCGAGAGGTAGGGCCAAAAGGCATCCGGGTCATGCATGTCGCGCCGGGTTTTTTCAAAACCGAAATGTCCGAAGCCCTTAACAAATCAATGATCGACGCCACCTTTCAGCTAACGCCGCTGGAACGCTGGGGGGAACCGCGCGAACTCGCCGCGCTGGTAGGGTTTTTGGCCAGCGACGACGCGCGCTGTTTCAGCGGCCAGACTATCGCGATCGATGGCGGGCGCGGCGCGGTCGAAGCGGAATATGGGTTGTAGGGAAAAACCGAAAGGCCAGTCAAGCGCCGCTTTCTGGCGGGCCAAGCCGCAAACTCCACAGCTACGCCTCCCACCATCCGCGCGGCTAGCGCCGTCCGTCGGCCTGCGCGATGGGTTGACAAAATGCTAAACTGAATGCCCCTTCGCAAGATTCCCAGGCAAGAGGCTCTACATGGCAGGACACAGTAAATGGGCGAACATCCAGCATCGGAAGAACGCTCAGGACGCCAAGCGCGGCAAACTGTTCACGCGGCTGATTCGGGAACTCACCGTGGCCTCGCGCATGGGCGGCGGCGATCCCGGCACCAATCCCCGCCTGCGGTTGGTGATGGACAAGGCGCTGGCCGCCAACATGCCGCGCGATACCATCGATCGCGCCATCAAGCGGGGCACCGGTTCGCTGGAAGGGGTCGAATACGAGGAAATCCGCTACGAAGGTTACGGTCCGGGCGGGGTGGCGGTGCTGGTGGACGCCATGACCGACAACCGCAATCGGACGGTGGCGGAAGTCCGCCACGCATTCAGCAAGTGCGGCGGCAATCTCGGCACCAGCGGTTCGGTGGCCTTTCAGTTCAGCGAACAGGGCGTGCTGAGCTATCCGGCCGGCTGCGACGAAGACCGCATCATGGAAATCGCCATCGAGGCCGGGGCCGACGATGTAGTGAGCTATGACGACGGCTCGGTGGATGTGCTGACCGCGCCGGCCGCGTTTTCCCCGATCAAGGAGGCGATGGTCGCCGCCGGTTTGGAACCGGAAAGCGCCGAAGTGACCCAGCGGGCCGCCTCCAATACCACCCTGGGCTTCGAAGATGCTCAGAAAATGGTTAAGTTGCTAGAAATGCTGGAAGATTTGGACGATACCCAGAACGTGTATTCCAACGCCGACATCCCCGACGACATCCTGGCGAAACTTTGAGCGTGACCACGATCCGGCTGATGGGCATCGATCCCGGTTCGCGAATCACCGGTTACGGCATCATCGATTGGGATGGACCGCGCAGTCGCCATGTCGCCAGCGGCTGCATTCAGACCGCCAGCGACCGGCCGGTCCCCGAGCGCCTGAAAACCATTTATGAAGCCGTGGCCGCCATCATCCAAGCGCATCGACCCATGGAAGTGGCCGTCGAGCAAGTGTTCATGCACCGCAATCCCGATTCGGCGCTCAAGCTCGGTCAAGCGCGCGGCGCGGCGCTGTGCGCGGTGGTGATGGCCGAACTACCGGTCAGCGAATACGCGCCGCGCGCCATCAAGCAGGCGGTGGTCGGCGGCGGCGCGGCCGACAAGCTCCAGGTCCAACACATGGTCCGCTTGCTGCTGAATTTGCCTGACGCGCCGCAGGCCGACGCCGCCGACGCGCTGGCGGTGGCGATCTGCCACGCGCACATCCGACAGACCCAGCAACGCCTGGGCGCGGCTATCGCGCTGGCCGGGCGGCGGCGATGATCGGACGTTTGCGCGGGCTGCTGGCCTGGAAGCAGCCCCCTTATCTGCTGATCGACGCGCACGGGGTCGGTTACGAGCTGGAGGCGTCGCTGACCACTTTTCAAACCTTGCCGGAGGTGGGCGCGGAGGTCGTGCTGTTTACCCATCTGGCGGTGCGAGAAGATGCCCACACCCTGTACGGTTTCGCCAGCACCGACGAACGCGCGCTGTTTCGCAATCTGATCAAGGCGACCGGCATCGGCCCACGGCTGGCGCTGTTGATTCTGTCCGGGATGAGCGTGGATCTGTTCGTACGCTGCGTGCGTGAGGGCGATACGTTGTCGCTGACCCGCTTGCCGGGCATCGGCAAGAAAACCGCCGAACGCCTGATCATCGAAATGCGGGACCGTATCGGCGAGCTGGCGTTGAACCCGATGGCGGTCACAGCGATGGGTGGGCGGGTTCCCAGGACAGAGACCAGCCCCACGGAGGACGCGATCAGCGCTTTGGTGGCGCTGGGCTACAAGCTGCCGGAAGCTTCGCGCATGGTGCAAGCGATCGAAGCGGATGGCTTGAGCAGCGAGACGATCATCCGCCAAGCCTTGCAAGCCAGCGTGCGGCGTTGAGCGAGTGCTGCGCCTAGAAGCGCAAATCGGACGGCGTTGGCGGCCGTTTGGCTTTACACTCTCCAGTAAAACTGCTTGAGCTTCCTGTCTTATCGCCATGACTTCATCGACTGCATCGGAACGCCTGATTTCGCCAGCCGCCAGCGGGGAAGACGCCACGCTGGATCGCGCCGTCCGCCCCAAGCGGCTGGCGGAATACATCGGCCAGCAGGCGATGCGGGAACAACTGGAAATTTTCATCCAAGCGGCGCGGGCGCGCGGCGAGGCGCTGGATCACGTTTTGCTGTTCGGACCGCCAGGGCTGGGCAAGACCACGCTGGCCCACATTGTCGCCGCCGAGATGGGGGTCAATTTGCGCCAGACGTCGGGGCCGGTGATCGAGCGGCCCGGCGATCTGGCCGCGTTGCTGACCAATTTGGAACCGCGCGATGTGTTGTTCATCGACGAGATTCACCGGCTGAGTCCGGTGGTGGAGGAAGTGCTGTATCCGGCGCTGGAGGATTATCAGATCGACATCATGATCGGCGAGGGGCCGGCGGCGCGGTCGATCAAACTGGATTTACCGCCGTTCACGCTGGTCGGCGCCACCACGCGGGCCGGATTGTTGACTTCGCCGCTGCGCGACCGCTTCGGCATTGTCCACCGGCTGGAGTTTTACACGCCGGAAGAACTGACCGAGATCGTGGCCCGCTCGGCGCGGATTTTGGCTATCGAGACCGATTATCCCGACGGCGCGAGCGAAATCGGCCGGCGTTCGCGCGGCACGCCCCGCATTGCCAATCGCTTGTTGCGGCGGGTGCGGGATTTCGCGCAGGTGCGGGCGGGCGGGCGAATCACCGTGGAGGTGGCGCGACTGGCGCTCGACTTGTTGAAAGTGGACGAGCGCGGTTTCGACGAGCAGGACCGCCGGCTGCTGTGGTTGATGATCGACAAGTTCGGCGGCGGGCCGGTGGGCTTGGATACGCTGGCGGCGGCGCTCGGTGAGGAACGCGGTACCATTGAGGACGTGCTGGAGCCGTTTCTGATCCAACAGGGCTTTCTGATGCGCACCCCGCGCGGTCGGGTGGCGACGGCGCACGCCTATCGCCATTTCGGCCTGACCCCGATCGGCAATCCGGCGGCCAGCGGTGATTTGTTCGGCGCCGCGCCGTAGCGGATCAGGGTTTGGCGGGCGCTGCTAGGGGGGCCTTGGTGGCCGGTGTGGCAGGAGCGCTTTTAGCCGGCGGTTCGGTCGGAGCGGGAGTGTTGGGTGGATTGGCCGGTGGTTCCGGCGCGGTGTCCTCGGCGTCTTCGATCTCTTCGGGCGCGGCGGTTTCGGACGGCGGCGGCAATCCCTCCACGGCGATTTCGTATTCGTCCACGCTGAGCGTACCGTCGCCGTCGCCATCGGCGGCGTCAAAATCCAAGCCTTCCACGCTGGCCGCTTCGTCGGCGCTGATCAAGCCGTCGCCGTCGGTGTCGACTTCCTCGAAAGTCAACGGCGCCGCGGCGAAGGCGGAGGCGGCGACGAACAGTAGAGCTGCTAACAAGAGCGTGCGCATCGAGATGTTCCTCTCCGGGTGCGTGCGATGATTCAGCATCGGTTAAATAACGTTGGGGAATTCTAACGGAAGGTCGTTATGTTTGTCTGGCCCGTTCGGGTTTATTACGAAGACACCGACAGCGGCGGTGTCGTTTATTATGCCAATTACCTAAAATTCATGGAGCGCGCCCGCACCGAATGGCTGCGCGCGCGCGGCTTGGAACAGGATGCGTTGCTCCGGGAGCAGCGGGTGATGTTTGCGGTGCGATCCTTGACCGTGGACTATCATCGGCCGGCTCGTTTCAACGATCTGCTGGTGGTGCACAGCCGGATTGTGGAAGAGCGGGGGGCCAGTTTTCTGTTCGAGCAAACCATCCAGCGCGACGCCTCCGCCGACATCTTGTGTGGCGCGCGGGTCAGAGTCGCTTGTATCGATGCCGAGACTTTCCGGGCGCGCCGGATTCCCCGGCACTTGAGGGAGACGAGGGGGGATTGTAGGTGACCCATGATTTATCGTTTTGGAGTTTGATCACCAACGCCAGCTTGATCGTCCAGTTGATCATGCTGCTGTTGGTGCTGGTTTCCTTGGGCTCGTGGTGGGTGATCGTCAAGAAGGGCTTGGTCCTGGAATCCGCGAAGCGGGCGGCGGATCAGTTCGAAGACGATTTCTGGTCGGGGACCGATCTGGCGACCCTGTACGCCCGCGTCAACCGCCAAAAAGAGGTGGTGTGGGGCATGGAGGCCATTTTTTTGGCTGGATTTCAAGAGTTTCTGCGCCTGCGCTCGCAGCCGAACGTAGACCCGGAATCGGTGGTCAGCGGTGCCCAGCGGGCGATGCGAGCCGCCGGTTCGCGCGAGCTTGACGAGTTGGAGATGTATCTGTCGCTGTTGGCGACCACGGGGTCCACCAGCCCCTATATCGGCTTGTTCGGGACGGTCTGGGGCATCATGAACGCCTTTCGGGCGCTGGGATTGGCGCAGCAAGCCACGCTGGCGCAGGTGGCGCCGGGCATCGCCGAAGCCTTGATCGCGACCGCGATGGGCTTGTTCGCGGCGATTCCGGCGGTGATTTTCTACAACCGCTACGCCCATGAGGTGGATCGGCTGGCCAACCGCTACGAAACCTTCATGGAGGAGTTCTCCAATATCCTCCAGCGCCAGTCCTACAATTTGCGCAAAAACCACTCCGACGCCGCCCGCGCCGCGGCTCAGCAGAGCTGAGCCATGGCCCGCCGTAGCTCGCACGGCCGCTTGAAGGCGGAAATCAATATCGTCCCGTACATCGACGTGATGTTGGTGTTGCTGGTTATTTTCATGGTCACCGCCCCCCTGCTCAACCAGGGCGTCGAAGTGGACTTGCCCAAGGCGGCCGCCGAGAAGATCGACACCAAGGATAAAGATACCGAGGTGCTGGTGTTGTCGGTGCAGAAGGGGGGGAGCTGCTATTTCAACATCGGCTCGGAAAAAGCCCAGACGGTGAATTGCGCGAATCTGGAACCCCGCCTCGCCAGCATCCGCGAGCGCCTGAGCCAGAAGCCGCAACCTCCGGTGCTGGTCCGCGCGGACCGCGAGCTGAAATACGAAGATGTCATCAAAGCGATGACGGTTTTACGGGAAGCAGGCGCCGCCAAGGTCGGCTTGTCGACGGCGCCACCGAACGAGCCGCCGGTTCGGCCCTAGTCGCGACCGATGCAACTGGCGCGTAACGCGAACTATCAGGACATCGTGGCAACGGTGGGTGCTGTTGCCATCCATGCAATCGTCCTGTTGTTTTTATTGCTCAATCTGAATATTTCGACCAGCGCGTTGCGTCCCGAGCAGGCTGAGATCGAAGCGATTCCGGCCGAAGTCGTGGATGAAGTAGCCATCCGGGAAGAATTGGAACGGCTGGCGGCGGAAGAGCGTCGCCGCCAGCGGGAAGAAACGGAGCGACAAGCGCGACTGGCGCGGGCCGAACGAGAAGCCCGCGCGGCGGAAGAACGGCGGCAGGCGGAAATGCGGCGCCAGCAGCAGGAAGAAGCGCGGCGGGAAGCGGCCGAGGAAGCCCGGCAGCGGGCGGTGGAAGATGAGGCGAAACGGCAGGCGGCGGCCGAAGAAGCCCGGCAGCGGACGGCGGCCGAGGCGAAGCGTGAAGCGGCCGAGGAAGCTCGCCAGCGGGCGGTGGAAACGCGCCGGCAAGCGGAAGTTGAGGCGAAACGGGAAGCGGCCGAGGCGGCGCGCCGGCAGGCTGAACTTGAGGCGAAACGGGAAGCGGCCGAGGCAGCCAAGCGACAAGCAGCGGAACAGTCCAAGCGGGAGGCGGCCGAAGAGGCACGGCGTCAAGCGGCTATCGAGGCAAAACGCGAGGCGGCGGCGGAAGCGCGGCGTCAGGCGGCGGAACAGGCCAAGCGGGAAGCGGCCATTGAGGCCAAGCGGGAAGCGGCGGCGGAAACCCGCCGGCAAGCCGCGCTTGAGTCCAAGCGGGAGGCGGCCGAAGAGGCGCGGCGTCAAGCGGCTATCGAGGCAAAACGCGAGGCGGCGGCGGAAGCGCGGCGTCAGGCTGCGGAACAGGCCAAGCGGGAAGCGGCTGAGGAAACGAAGCGCGCAGCGGCGGTGGAAGCCCGCCGGCAAGCCGCGCTTGAGGCCAAGCGGGAAGCGGCTGAGGAAGCCCGGCAGCAGGCGGCTGAGGCCAAGCGGGAAGCGGCGGCGGAAGCCCGCCGGCAGGCCGCGCTTGAAGCCAAGCGGGCAGCGGCTGAGGAAGCGAAGCGTGAAGCGGCGGCGGAAGCGCGGCGCCAGGCGGCGGAACAAGCCAAGCGGGAAGCCGCCGAACAAGCCCGCCGACAAGCGGCCGAGGAGGCCAAACAGCAAGCGGCCGAAGAAGCAAGGCGCCGGGCAGCGGAAGAAGCGAAGCGCAAGGCCGATGAGGCGCGCCAGCTCGCTCAAAAGCTCGCCGCGCGGGAAAGAGCCA is from Candidatus Competibacteraceae bacterium and encodes:
- a CDS encoding DUF4902 domain-containing protein; amino-acid sequence: MSDQTDTKACPPASRPTPSEDGYVRLTLQNLLATPLVHLWSGLDQEAPGSLPEGAGVTTISGYTEWISTTEPTLTLGWDWRLEVASAAPLYIRSSAPRSNIMLVDERQRDLGPRETAALLEAAINSLTWKQAIYNHINTRFV
- a CDS encoding GNAT family N-acetyltransferase, whose translation is MQIVSGISTEFSGDLTAKVARYRYAVFVERLGWNLRTRDGAELDQFDRPDTVYLVAQGDDGRILGCARLLPTVRPYLLGEVFSELLNGLPAPCSPEVWELSRFAAVDFDGRSAATAGIGSSAVAIGLLGEAIRYAATQGAKRLITISPLGVERLLHRAGFHAHRAGPPTIIDGLPFFACWIETLSS
- a CDS encoding acyl carrier protein, with the translated sequence MNQYLRDKIEQRKKILITIKEELIDRLQLQYSIDEIDDDTFLFGSGLSLDSISAADIIVGLQFRFGITLPEEKIFSMRTINTLADFVQARS
- a CDS encoding aminomethyl transferase family protein; this translates as MMNKLSKIAAFYDNNETIGWRDGILIANVHDSLEKDYQKIRKGIALADYTYLGHFRVQGSDALQLIDKLCFSNLRDLPSGCLSPSYVLNEDGSVFCEVLIANCGDFYRILSEGVEPAHVHALFDAELAAADWQASIVDETRSQSFIGLDGPYSWELLKRLSGPGIIGIRHLELASGNQLDGILFTLYRTDKTGEYGYLLQVDIEYVVDLWRQLLEVGRAFEIQPAGYAALDLCKLENRFTNIHREARWATHVLELNTRIAASRKKEDYIGRAAVEKTLHEGIRRRLIGLVLEEDAGNEAPIECGEHLYADGVKIGEVVNRAFSFTLNRWIALAFLEVDYAYVGLNYRLGGQRGGYAVKTVSAPFIFNESLRIRPRQDSYFDKTDRARAEYDAGRIVPLRSANSRHNRFPNVLADRRAYRRTVA
- a CDS encoding SDR family oxidoreductase, which codes for MLSDDADVRAVLIHGAGTSIGLAVGREFVRRGTIVALYDAARPAQTAAIVRELSAEGSALDLSERPLDEGDVELNLAGIAERCGRLDALVNLFVPSGETGVADLQSYALKLYQRDLAAAAIIALYNNNGMIVNQFLLASSFADTELGHCVAAARGAIAGMTRTLGIRHARLGVRVTGLLVGLLDAPEIKLLASERVLASTTPLQRWAEPVDVAKCLAFLVLDSGYITGQLWVMDGGLTAGGNGF
- a CDS encoding 3-oxoacyl-ACP reductase FabG, encoding MATLDRRIAVVTGGSRGLGRAVVLELARRGAYVVINYRRREQEARDTLEQLRSDGGEGSVYQADVTDPRQVQRMFQEVFGRHRRLDILVNNAGILRDAYFLLMSASDWWEVLDVDLNGVFHCSKAAVRIMAGHRSGVIINIGSGLVAQLGQVNHNAAKQGLVGFSRALAREVGPKGIRVMHVAPGFFKTEMSEALNKSMIDATFQLTPLERWGEPRELAALVGFLASDDARCFSGQTIAIDGGRGAVEAEYGL
- a CDS encoding YebC/PmpR family DNA-binding transcriptional regulator, whose translation is MAGHSKWANIQHRKNAQDAKRGKLFTRLIRELTVASRMGGGDPGTNPRLRLVMDKALAANMPRDTIDRAIKRGTGSLEGVEYEEIRYEGYGPGGVAVLVDAMTDNRNRTVAEVRHAFSKCGGNLGTSGSVAFQFSEQGVLSYPAGCDEDRIMEIAIEAGADDVVSYDDGSVDVLTAPAAFSPIKEAMVAAGLEPESAEVTQRAASNTTLGFEDAQKMVKLLEMLEDLDDTQNVYSNADIPDDILAKL
- the ruvC gene encoding crossover junction endodeoxyribonuclease RuvC; translated protein: MGIDPGSRITGYGIIDWDGPRSRHVASGCIQTASDRPVPERLKTIYEAVAAIIQAHRPMEVAVEQVFMHRNPDSALKLGQARGAALCAVVMAELPVSEYAPRAIKQAVVGGGAADKLQVQHMVRLLLNLPDAPQADAADALAVAICHAHIRQTQQRLGAAIALAGRRR
- the ruvA gene encoding Holliday junction branch migration protein RuvA, whose product is MIGRLRGLLAWKQPPYLLIDAHGVGYELEASLTTFQTLPEVGAEVVLFTHLAVREDAHTLYGFASTDERALFRNLIKATGIGPRLALLILSGMSVDLFVRCVREGDTLSLTRLPGIGKKTAERLIIEMRDRIGELALNPMAVTAMGGRVPRTETSPTEDAISALVALGYKLPEASRMVQAIEADGLSSETIIRQALQASVRR
- the ruvB gene encoding Holliday junction branch migration DNA helicase RuvB, which codes for MTSSTASERLISPAASGEDATLDRAVRPKRLAEYIGQQAMREQLEIFIQAARARGEALDHVLLFGPPGLGKTTLAHIVAAEMGVNLRQTSGPVIERPGDLAALLTNLEPRDVLFIDEIHRLSPVVEEVLYPALEDYQIDIMIGEGPAARSIKLDLPPFTLVGATTRAGLLTSPLRDRFGIVHRLEFYTPEELTEIVARSARILAIETDYPDGASEIGRRSRGTPRIANRLLRRVRDFAQVRAGGRITVEVARLALDLLKVDERGFDEQDRRLLWLMIDKFGGGPVGLDTLAAALGEERGTIEDVLEPFLIQQGFLMRTPRGRVATAHAYRHFGLTPIGNPAASGDLFGAAP
- the ybgC gene encoding tol-pal system-associated acyl-CoA thioesterase; protein product: MFVWPVRVYYEDTDSGGVVYYANYLKFMERARTEWLRARGLEQDALLREQRVMFAVRSLTVDYHRPARFNDLLVVHSRIVEERGASFLFEQTIQRDASADILCGARVRVACIDAETFRARRIPRHLRETRGDCR
- the tolQ gene encoding protein TolQ; translated protein: MTHDLSFWSLITNASLIVQLIMLLLVLVSLGSWWVIVKKGLVLESAKRAADQFEDDFWSGTDLATLYARVNRQKEVVWGMEAIFLAGFQEFLRLRSQPNVDPESVVSGAQRAMRAAGSRELDELEMYLSLLATTGSTSPYIGLFGTVWGIMNAFRALGLAQQATLAQVAPGIAEALIATAMGLFAAIPAVIFYNRYAHEVDRLANRYETFMEEFSNILQRQSYNLRKNHSDAARAAAQQS
- the tolR gene encoding protein TolR is translated as MARRSSHGRLKAEINIVPYIDVMLVLLVIFMVTAPLLNQGVEVDLPKAAAEKIDTKDKDTEVLVLSVQKGGSCYFNIGSEKAQTVNCANLEPRLASIRERLSQKPQPPVLVRADRELKYEDVIKAMTVLREAGAAKVGLSTAPPNEPPVRP
- the tolA gene encoding cell envelope integrity protein TolA, with translation MQLARNANYQDIVATVGAVAIHAIVLLFLLLNLNISTSALRPEQAEIEAIPAEVVDEVAIREELERLAAEERRRQREETERQARLARAEREARAAEERRQAEMRRQQQEEARREAAEEARQRAVEDEAKRQAAAEEARQRTAAEAKREAAEEARQRAVETRRQAEVEAKREAAEAARRQAELEAKREAAEAAKRQAAEQSKREAAEEARRQAAIEAKREAAAEARRQAAEQAKREAAIEAKREAAAETRRQAALESKREAAEEARRQAAIEAKREAAAEARRQAAEQAKREAAEETKRAAAVEARRQAALEAKREAAEEARQQAAEAKREAAAEARRQAALEAKRAAAEEAKREAAAEARRQAAEQAKREAAEQARRQAAEEAKQQAAEEARRRAAEEAKRKADEARQLAQKLAARERAKANAGAHAGNVIGPYVERHWNPLANSAGGLVCLLRITVTGSGQVTNVQVVKGSGDSLFDNSAVAAAHRASPLPMPADADVAQELRPTFILRFRPK